One window of the Nothobranchius furzeri strain GRZ-AD chromosome 3, NfurGRZ-RIMD1, whole genome shotgun sequence genome contains the following:
- the LOC107374044 gene encoding NLR family CARD domain-containing protein 3, which produces MDQCEDREEKVPPPATSQCGEHESQSKAQRGTPESEPGPELQADPGIVLYNVHPTYKLGRLKSPQLEVDLQSSELPDGLSAQQHKIQLDSIFMLLEDNIVTFVKNELKKCQKLLDPDYPESQRVDEEEVLEGEDAEQRRSSRESFMKITVSFLRRMKQGELADHLLRRRVAEVCQHHLKRGLKDKFQCVFEGIAKAGNPTLPNQIYTELYIAEGGTGKVKGEHEVRQIETAFRKPVIPETTIRREDIFKLPPGRDEPIRTVMTTGVAGIGKTVLTQKFTLDWAEDKANQDIHFLFPFTFRELNVLKEKKFSLVELVHHFFTETKEIWSFEDFQVVFIFDGLDECRLPLDFHKNEILTDVTESSSVDVLLTNLIRGNLLPSARLWITTRPAAANQIPPECVGMVTEVRGFTDPQIEEFFRKRFRDEEQASRIISHIKTSRSLHIMCHIPVFCWITATVLEDVMKTKEGGELPKTLSEIYIHFLVVQAKVKKVKYDGGAEMDPPWSKKSRRMIKSLGKLAFDQLEKGNLVFYEPDLTKCGIDIGAASVYSGVFTQIFREERGLDQDKIFCFIHLSVQEFLAAFHVHRIFCKSGVNLMRENKKRSRKSKVFKRLKLKYLHQSAVDKALESPNGHLDLFLRFLLGLSLQTNQSLLQGLLTQTGHKSQANQDTLQYIKKKICENQSTEKSINLFHCLNEVNDHSLVEEIQQSLSSGSLSTDQLSPPQWSALAFILLSSEDLDVFDLKNYSASEEVLLRLLPVVKASNKALLNGCNLSEKSCEVLSSVLSSQSSCLKELDLSNNNLHDSGLKLLSSGLRSPHCQLETLSLSGCLITEEGCASLASALSSNPSQLKELDLSYNHPGDSGVKLLSAGLKDLNWRLDTLRVEPAGAQWLTPGLRKYSCQLTIDTNTVNKHLRLFDDNRRVARVWEVESYPDHPDRFDVDPQLLCSTWLTGRYYWEVKWTGEVNLSVSYKGMRRKGNSKDCVFGRNDQSWCLECSDGGYFVWHNNVKTSIFCTSVSNRVAVYVDSPAGILSFYRISSDTRIHLHTFNTTLTEPLYPGFGFWSPGSSVSLC; this is translated from the exons ATGGATCAGTGTGAGGACAGAGAGGAGAAAGTCCCTCCCCCTGCAACCAGCCAGTGTGGGGAACATGAGAGCCAGAGCAAAGCTCAGAG GGGAACACCTGAATCTGAACCTGGACCTGAACTTCAAGCCGACCCCGGCATTGTGCTGTACAATGTTCATCCCACTTACAAATTAGGAAGATTAAAGAGCCCTCAACTAGA AGTGGatctgcagagctcagagcttcCTGATGGTCTGTCTGCCCAGCAGCACAAAATACAACTGGACTCCATATTTATG CTGCTGGAAGACAACATTGTCACTTTTGTGAAGAACGAATTAAAAAAGTGTCAAAAGCTTCTGGATCCAGATTATCCAGAAAGTCAGAGGGTGGACGAGGAGGAGGTGTTGGAGGGCGAGGATGCAGAGCagaggaggagcagcagagaATCATTTATGAAGATCACAGTTTCTTTCCTGAGGAGGATGAAGCAGGGGGAGCTGGCTGACCATCTACTGAGAA GACGTGTTGCAGAGGTTTGTCAACATCATCTCAAACGTGGTCTAAAGGACAAGTTCCAATGTGTGTTCGAGGGGATCGCTAAAGCAGGAAACCCGACGCTCCCGAATCAGATCTACACAGAGCTCTACATCGCAGAGGGAGGGACTGGAAAGGTCAAAGGTGAACATGAGGTCAGACAGATTGAAACAGCATTCAGGAAACCAGTCATACCAGAAACAACAATCAGACGAGAAGACATCTTTAAACTTCCACCTGGAAGAGATGAACCAATCAGAACAGTGATGACAACGGGAGTGGCTGGCATCGGGAAAACAGTCTTAACACAGAAGTTCACTCTGGACTGGGCTGAAGACAAAGCCAACCAGGACATCCACTTCCTGTTTCCGTTCACCTTCAGAGAGCTAAATGTGCTGAAGGAGAAGAAGTTCAGCTTGGTGGAACTTGTTCATCACTTCTTTACTGAAACCAAAGAAATCTGGAGCTTTGAAGACTTCCAGGTCGTGTTCATCTTTGATGGTCTGGATGAGTGTCGACTTCCTTTGGACTTCCACAAAAACGAAATCCTGACTGATGTTACAGAGTCAAGCTCAGTGGATGTTCTGCTGACAAACCTCATCAGGGGGAACCTGCTTCCCTCTGCTCGCCTCTGGATAACCACAAGACCGgcagcagccaatcagatccCTCCTGAGTGTGTTGGCATGGTGACAGAGGTCAGAGGGTTCACTGACCCACAGATAGAGGAGTTCTTCAGGAAGAGATTTAGGGATGAGGAGCAGGCCAGCAGGATCATCTCTCACATCAAGACATCTCGAAGCCTCCACATCATGTGTCACATCCCAGTCTTCTGCTGGATCACTGCTACAGTTCTGGAGGATGTGATGAAGACCAAAGAGGGAGGAGAGCTTCCCAAGACCCTGAGTGAGATCTACATCCACTTCCTGGTGGTTCAGGCCAAAGTCAAGAAAGTAAAGTATGATGGAGGAGCTGAGATGGATCCACCCTGGAGTAAAAAGAGCAGGAGGATGATCAAGTCTCTGGGTAAACTGGCTTTTGATCAGCTAGAGAAAGGAAACTTGGTCTTCTATGAGCCAGACCTGACCAAGTGCGGCATCGATATCGGAGCAGCCTCTGTGTACTCGGGAGTGTTCACACAGATCTTTAGAGAGGAGAGAGGACTAGACCAGGACAAGATCTTCTGCTTCATCCATTTGAGCGTACAGGAGTTTCTTGCTGCTTTTCATGTCCATCGGATCTTCTGCAAGTCTGGAGTTAACCTTATGAGAGAAAACAAGAAACGCTCTAGGAAGTCCAAAGTTTTCAAGAGACTAAAATTAAAATACCTCCATCAGAGTGCAGTTGACAAGGCCTTAGAAAGTCCAAATGGACATTTGGACTTGTTCCTACGGTTCCTCCTGGGTCTTTCACTGCAGACCAATCAGAGTCTCCTACAAGGCCTGCTGACACAGACAGGACACAAGTCGCAGGCCAACCAGGATACACTCCAGTACATCAAGAAGAAAATCTGTGAAAATCAGTCTACAGAGAAAAGCATCAACCTGTTCCACTGTCTGAATGAAGTAAATGACCATTCTCTAGTGGAGGAGATCCAACAGTCTCTGAGTTCAGGAAGTCTCTCTACAGATCAACTGTCTCCTCCTCAGTGGTCAGCTCTGGCCTTCATCTTACTGTCATCAGAAGATCTGGATGTGTTTGATCTGAAGAATTACTCTGCCTCAGAGGAGGTTCTTCTGAGGCTGCTGCCAGTGGTGAAAGCCTCCAACAAAGCTCT GCTGAATGGCTGTAACCTGTCAGAGAAAAGCTGTGAAGTTCTGTCCTCAGTTCTCAGCTCTCAGTCCTCTTGTCTCAAAGAACTGGACTTGAGTAACAACAACCTGCACGATTCAGGTCTGAAACTTCTGTCCTCTGGACTGAGGAGTCCACACTGTCAACTGGAGACTCTCAG CTTGTCAGGTTGTCTGATCACAGAAGAAGGCTGTGCTTCTCTTGCCTCAGCTCTAAGCTCCAACCCATCCCAGCTCAAAGAGCTGGACCTGAGCTACAATCATCCAGGAGACTCAGGAGTGAAGCTGCTGTCAGCTGGACTGAAGGATCTAAACTGGAGACTGGACACCCTGAG GGTGGAGCCTGCCGGAGCCCAGTGGTTGACACCAGGTCTGAGGAAAT ATTCCTGTCAGCTCACAATCGACACAAACACAGTAAATAAACATCTCAGACTGTTTGATGACAACAGGAGGGTGGCTCGTGTGTGGGAGGTTGAGTCCTATCCTGATCATCCGGACAGGTTTGATGTTGATCCTCAGCTGCTGTGTAGCACTTGGCTGACTGGTCGCTATTACTGGGAAGTCAAGTGGACAGGAGAAGTTAATTTGTCAGTGAGTTACAAAGGAATGAGGAGGAAAGGAAACAGTAAAGACTGTGTGTTTGGAAGGAACGATCAGTCCTGGTGTCTGGAGTGCTCTGACGGCGGCTACTTTGTCTGGCACAATAATGTGAAAACATCTATCTTCTGCACCTCTGTCTCTAATAGAGTAGCAGTGTATGTGGACAGTCCTGCTGGCATTCTGTCCTTCTACAGAATCTCCTCTGACACTCGGATCCACCTCCACACCTTCAACACCACACTCACTGAACCTCTTTATCCTGGATTTGGGTTCTGGTCTCCTGGTTCCTCAGTGTCTCTGTGCTGA
- the LOC107374043 gene encoding protein downstream neighbor of son homolog isoform X2, with amino-acid sequence MAQETGYSPSFKRPAEIIRLRRKRARSTVLSSSEVVLSSGPSSSLCGRISSPEPLLNEQSCSRNDVKRRNPFANRENTSVPVVCDEDGGYVQTRKKVKQEKEAEEKTSAAVSGCSTQKCLSEDDSLSGPEDEQVLSPLLKSPRTIASSSIAPPSCTRYPTDWSLKTRLLFTSPHSLSWAEQPKAQEEALGLSRSCRAQFSSLPQHAQQCLVYWQHPSLPWLSLFPRINAERNFSGRSSPWAHDAALQQSLMRDWSISLSSLYSLLKSGLCPYFYVCSYQLTVLFRAAGLSGSGCITALVSPTTRGLREAMKSEGIEFSLPLVEDRRKSSKQHHSEEEEDQTGSLTEDEDSLSCDGDEHKDDSFSWLKEMGIQDKIRKPDGINLQLHKDAAAVSLDHKPESVVCVEGSHTFNLINFLINCKSLVAAAGSQTGLPPTLLAPTPFRGATANVLKGSSVNVKTRAGSTYQNISSLEITGPILPSSLHAITRLLQLTQKGTFSAALYTHAPSAIMNVNTSKLQHSSGSVDPAGFGLPPASFQHLEQPSSLGKAALTHIYMRDSSYTWKS; translated from the exons ATGGCCCAGGAGACAGGGTACTCACCGAGCTTCAAGCGGCCGGCAGAAATCATTCGTCTGAGGAGAAAAAGAGCTCGAAGCACGGTTTTATCGAGCAGTGAGGTGGTTTTGAGTTCCGGACCGAGCAGTTCGTTATGCGGTCGAATCTCCTCCCCAGAACCGCTCCTCAATGAGCAGAGCTGTTCTAGAAACGACGTTAAACGGAGAAACCCGTTTGCTAACCGTGAAAACACCTCCGTCCCCGTGGTCTGCGACGAAGATGGCGGATATGTCCAGACTCGGAAGAAAGTAAAGCAGGAGAAGGAGGCGGAAGAGAAGACGTCGGCAGCGGTCAGCGGCTGCTCCACTCAg AAATGTCTCTCTGAGGACGACTCTCTGTCTGGACCAGAGGACGAACAAGTTCTGAGTCCACTGCTCAAG AGCCCCCGCACCATCGCCTCCTCCTCCATTGCTCCTCCCAGCTGCACTCGGTACCCGACAGACTGGAGCTTGAAGACCCGGCTGCTCTTCACCTCCCCCCACTCCCTCTCATGGGCCGAGCAGCCCAAAGCCCAGGAAGAAGCTTTAGGCCTGAGCCGCAGCTGCAGAGCCCAGTTTAGCTCTCTGCCACAACACGCACAG CAGTGTTTGGTGTACTGGCAGCACCCCTCCCTGCCCTGGCTCTCTCTCTTCCCCCGGATCAACGCGGAGAGGAACTTCTCGGGGAGGAGCTCGCCCTGGGCTCACGATGCAGCTCTGCAGCAGAGCCTGATGAGGGACTG GTCCATCAGCCTGTCGTCTCTCTACAGCCTTTTAAAGTCTGGACTGTGTCCATACTTCTATGTCTGCTCCTATCAG CTAACGGTTCTGTTCAGGGCGGCGGGTCTCAGCGGGTCGGGCTGCATCACTGCTCTGGTCTCTCCGACGACTCGTGGCCTCAGAGAAGCTATGAAGTCTGAAG GTATAGAGTTCAGTCTCCCTCTAGTGGAGGACAGGAGGAAGAGCAGTAAGCAACACCActcagaggaggaagaggaccaAAC TGGGAGCCTGACGGAGGACGAGGACTCTCTCTCGTGTGATGGAGATGAACATAAGGATGACAGCTTCTCGTGGCTGAAGGAGATGGGAATCCAGGATAAAATCAGGAAACCTGACGGCATCAACCTGCAGCT CCATAAGGATGCTGCTGCGGTGTCTCTGGACCATAAACCAGAGTCTGTAGTGTGTGTGGAAGGGTCACACACCTTCAACCTCATCAACTTCCTCATCAACTGTAAGAGTCTGGTGGCTGCAGCGGGGTCTCAGACGGGACTGCCTCCAACGCTGCTGGCCCCCACGCCCTTCAGAGGGGCCACGGCCAACGTGCTGAAG GGCTCTAGTGTGAATGTGAAGACCCGGGCTGGTTCTACCTACCAGAACATTAGCAGTTTGGAGATCACAG GACCCATCCTCCCCTCGTCGCTTCACGCCATCACACGCCTGCTGCAGCTCACACAGAAAGGAACCTTCTCAGCTGCTCTCTACACACACGCACCCTCTGCCATCATGAATGTaaataccagtaaactacag CATAGCAGTGGTTCTGTGGACCCAGCGGGCTTTGGTCTCCCTCCTGCTTCTTTCCAACATCTGGAGCAGCCCTCCAGCCTGGGAAAGGCTGCTCTCACGCACATCTACATGAGAGACTCCAGCTATACCTGGAAGAGCTAA
- the LOC107374043 gene encoding protein downstream neighbor of son homolog isoform X1 has protein sequence MAQETGYSPSFKRPAEIIRLRRKRARSTVLSSSEVVLSSGPSSSLCGRISSPEPLLNEQSCSRNDVKRRNPFANRENTSVPVVCDEDGGYVQTRKKVKQEKEAEEKTSAAVSGCSTQKCLSEDDSLSGPEDEQVLSPLLKSPRTIASSSIAPPSCTRYPTDWSLKTRLLFTSPHSLSWAEQPKAQEEALGLSRSCRAQFSSLPQHAQWQDPQFCSELRCAFQQCLVYWQHPSLPWLSLFPRINAERNFSGRSSPWAHDAALQQSLMRDWSISLSSLYSLLKSGLCPYFYVCSYQLTVLFRAAGLSGSGCITALVSPTTRGLREAMKSEGIEFSLPLVEDRRKSSKQHHSEEEEDQTGSLTEDEDSLSCDGDEHKDDSFSWLKEMGIQDKIRKPDGINLQLHKDAAAVSLDHKPESVVCVEGSHTFNLINFLINCKSLVAAAGSQTGLPPTLLAPTPFRGATANVLKGSSVNVKTRAGSTYQNISSLEITGPILPSSLHAITRLLQLTQKGTFSAALYTHAPSAIMNVNTSKLQHSSGSVDPAGFGLPPASFQHLEQPSSLGKAALTHIYMRDSSYTWKS, from the exons ATGGCCCAGGAGACAGGGTACTCACCGAGCTTCAAGCGGCCGGCAGAAATCATTCGTCTGAGGAGAAAAAGAGCTCGAAGCACGGTTTTATCGAGCAGTGAGGTGGTTTTGAGTTCCGGACCGAGCAGTTCGTTATGCGGTCGAATCTCCTCCCCAGAACCGCTCCTCAATGAGCAGAGCTGTTCTAGAAACGACGTTAAACGGAGAAACCCGTTTGCTAACCGTGAAAACACCTCCGTCCCCGTGGTCTGCGACGAAGATGGCGGATATGTCCAGACTCGGAAGAAAGTAAAGCAGGAGAAGGAGGCGGAAGAGAAGACGTCGGCAGCGGTCAGCGGCTGCTCCACTCAg AAATGTCTCTCTGAGGACGACTCTCTGTCTGGACCAGAGGACGAACAAGTTCTGAGTCCACTGCTCAAG AGCCCCCGCACCATCGCCTCCTCCTCCATTGCTCCTCCCAGCTGCACTCGGTACCCGACAGACTGGAGCTTGAAGACCCGGCTGCTCTTCACCTCCCCCCACTCCCTCTCATGGGCCGAGCAGCCCAAAGCCCAGGAAGAAGCTTTAGGCCTGAGCCGCAGCTGCAGAGCCCAGTTTAGCTCTCTGCCACAACACGCACAG TGGCAGGATCCCCAGTTCTGCTCAGAGCTCCGCTGTGCCTTCCAGCAGTGTTTGGTGTACTGGCAGCACCCCTCCCTGCCCTGGCTCTCTCTCTTCCCCCGGATCAACGCGGAGAGGAACTTCTCGGGGAGGAGCTCGCCCTGGGCTCACGATGCAGCTCTGCAGCAGAGCCTGATGAGGGACTG GTCCATCAGCCTGTCGTCTCTCTACAGCCTTTTAAAGTCTGGACTGTGTCCATACTTCTATGTCTGCTCCTATCAG CTAACGGTTCTGTTCAGGGCGGCGGGTCTCAGCGGGTCGGGCTGCATCACTGCTCTGGTCTCTCCGACGACTCGTGGCCTCAGAGAAGCTATGAAGTCTGAAG GTATAGAGTTCAGTCTCCCTCTAGTGGAGGACAGGAGGAAGAGCAGTAAGCAACACCActcagaggaggaagaggaccaAAC TGGGAGCCTGACGGAGGACGAGGACTCTCTCTCGTGTGATGGAGATGAACATAAGGATGACAGCTTCTCGTGGCTGAAGGAGATGGGAATCCAGGATAAAATCAGGAAACCTGACGGCATCAACCTGCAGCT CCATAAGGATGCTGCTGCGGTGTCTCTGGACCATAAACCAGAGTCTGTAGTGTGTGTGGAAGGGTCACACACCTTCAACCTCATCAACTTCCTCATCAACTGTAAGAGTCTGGTGGCTGCAGCGGGGTCTCAGACGGGACTGCCTCCAACGCTGCTGGCCCCCACGCCCTTCAGAGGGGCCACGGCCAACGTGCTGAAG GGCTCTAGTGTGAATGTGAAGACCCGGGCTGGTTCTACCTACCAGAACATTAGCAGTTTGGAGATCACAG GACCCATCCTCCCCTCGTCGCTTCACGCCATCACACGCCTGCTGCAGCTCACACAGAAAGGAACCTTCTCAGCTGCTCTCTACACACACGCACCCTCTGCCATCATGAATGTaaataccagtaaactacag CATAGCAGTGGTTCTGTGGACCCAGCGGGCTTTGGTCTCCCTCCTGCTTCTTTCCAACATCTGGAGCAGCCCTCCAGCCTGGGAAAGGCTGCTCTCACGCACATCTACATGAGAGACTCCAGCTATACCTGGAAGAGCTAA